From the genome of Desulfovibrio psychrotolerans, one region includes:
- a CDS encoding DMT family transporter has protein sequence MARIILMGILAALFFSSTFVLNRAMSLDGGHWVWTAALRYAWMLALLCLWLGVTGRGALGLAALGLYRRHFVFWTVAGSVGFGVFYALISFSASYAPGWVVAATWQMTILATPVVLLLFGRRVPLRALGFTLLVFAGVLLINLEQAGTLPAGDVLLGALPVLVAAFAYPFGNQMVWEAREAGVRADARAAAGKGPAEEISARTGMGGIVRRCIPALSHPAMDDAMCRVLLLTLGSLPLWVVLAVWFAPPAPSGGQVLMTLLVAVFSGVAATSLFLSARHAAKTPADLAAADCTQSMEVVFSLAGEALLLGGALPHSMGWAGMALTLLGLVLYLRVQNAG, from the coding sequence GTGGCACGCATTATCCTGATGGGCATTCTTGCAGCCTTATTTTTCAGTTCCACCTTTGTGCTCAACCGCGCCATGAGTCTGGATGGCGGCCACTGGGTGTGGACCGCTGCCCTGCGCTACGCGTGGATGCTGGCACTGCTCTGTCTGTGGTTGGGAGTGACGGGACGCGGTGCGCTGGGTCTGGCCGCCCTTGGGCTGTACCGCAGGCATTTTGTGTTCTGGACCGTGGCGGGGAGCGTGGGATTTGGCGTGTTTTACGCGCTTATCAGCTTCAGCGCCAGCTATGCTCCCGGCTGGGTGGTGGCGGCAACGTGGCAGATGACCATACTGGCCACGCCTGTGGTGCTGCTGCTGTTCGGACGGCGGGTGCCGCTGCGGGCACTAGGGTTCACGCTGCTGGTTTTTGCCGGGGTGCTGCTCATTAACCTTGAGCAGGCGGGCACGCTGCCCGCAGGGGATGTGCTGCTGGGCGCGCTGCCCGTGCTGGTGGCGGCGTTTGCGTATCCCTTTGGCAACCAGATGGTCTGGGAGGCGCGTGAGGCCGGGGTGCGTGCGGACGCCCGTGCTGCGGCGGGCAAGGGCCCGGCGGAAGAGATTTCTGCCCGGACGGGTATGGGGGGGATTGTGCGTCGCTGTATTCCTGCCCTGAGCCATCCCGCCATGGACGATGCCATGTGCCGCGTGCTGCTGCTCACGCTGGGGTCGCTGCCCCTGTGGGTGGTGCTGGCGGTCTGGTTTGCGCCGCCTGCGCCTTCCGGCGGGCAGGTGCTCATGACGCTGCTGGTGGCTGTTTTTTCCGGCGTTGCTGCTACAAGCCTGTTTCTCAGTGCGCGTCATGCCGCCAAAACCCCTGCGGACCTTGCGGCGGCGGATTGCACGCAGTCTATGGAGGTGGTTTTTTCTCTTGCGGGAGAGGCGTTGCTGCTGGGAGGCGCGCTGCCCCACTCCATGGGATGGGCGGGCATGGCTCTGACCCTGCTGGGGCTGGTGCTGTATCTGCGTGTGCAGAACGCGGGGTGA
- a CDS encoding ABC transporter ATP-binding protein produces MNVIELRDIHRTYRRGGFFGKAEWLHVLRGIDLDLRQGESLGLVGRSGSGKSTLGRIMLGLESPDSGTVRIMGRETTGMRTLPPDVRRAVQVVFQDAIGSCNPRLTAGEIIAEPLRNFDRLSGTALRQRVAELLEQVGLSPDDAGKLPGRFSGGQLQRVCIARALAPRPRVIVLDEAVSSLDMLVQARILDLLEDLRREHDTAYLFVTHDLRLVRRFCDRAFIMADGVLESFAPSNIHTEFAPAALSELSGALLPPLPPSLSPEKLQRPAGA; encoded by the coding sequence ATGAATGTCATAGAACTGCGCGATATACACAGAACCTACCGCCGTGGCGGATTTTTCGGCAAGGCGGAATGGCTGCATGTGCTGCGCGGCATTGATCTGGACCTGCGCCAAGGCGAAAGCCTCGGGCTGGTAGGCCGCAGCGGTTCAGGCAAAAGCACGCTGGGCCGCATCATGCTGGGGCTGGAATCGCCCGACTCCGGCACCGTGCGCATCATGGGCCGCGAAACCACGGGCATGCGCACTCTGCCGCCGGATGTACGGCGCGCCGTGCAGGTGGTGTTTCAGGACGCCATCGGCTCCTGCAATCCCCGCCTCACGGCGGGAGAGATCATCGCAGAACCCCTGCGCAATTTCGACCGCCTGTCAGGCACCGCGCTCCGGCAACGGGTGGCGGAACTGCTGGAACAGGTGGGCCTCTCGCCGGACGATGCAGGCAAACTGCCCGGCAGGTTCAGCGGCGGGCAGTTGCAGCGGGTGTGCATTGCCCGCGCCCTTGCCCCGCGTCCCCGCGTCATCGTGCTGGACGAGGCGGTAAGCAGCCTCGACATGCTGGTGCAGGCGCGCATTCTGGACCTGCTGGAAGACCTGCGCCGTGAACACGACACAGCCTACCTCTTCGTCACCCACGACCTGCGTCTGGTACGCCGCTTCTGCGACCGGGCCTTCATCATGGCGGACGGCGTGCTGGAATCCTTTGCCCCGTCCAACATCCACACGGAATTCGCCCCGGCAGCGCTCTCCGAACTGTCCGGCGCACTGCTGCCGCCGCTTCCCCCCTCCCTGTCACCGGAAAAGCTGCAACGCCCCGCCGGAGCCTGA